AGATTTGTCCCCTTTCTAACATACCTCCTCCCAGTTTGGTTATGAAGTGTTTCTTTGTAAAATTTCATCTTTTGATTTGAACGCGTCATATACTACACTTTCTCATTAGAAACCCACCGTGCTGTCGCCGGTAATCTAGGTAAGATATACCGTCAACGACCATTTTTCTATTCTCCATTATCGGAGGGTGAAGGGCATCAATATCATCCCTCTAGCTAGCTTCTACTCCTTTAGTGAAAaaaatatagatttttttttgttggttcAGCCTGGGCAAAAAacattgatttttgttttttaattcagCCTGGCCCATCCATCCCTtgaaccaaaaacaaaaaaaaacttggcccatcctctcttctctctcacgATTCCATTCTCATTCTCATATTCTCATATTCTCATATTCTGAACCAAAAAAACACATTCAGGTATTCATTCATTCTAGGGCGGCGCTTATCATCTCATCTGAAGTCAGTCAGTCAGTCAGTCAGTCAGTCCTACTCGATGGTGAGGCTCACTGCAGACTTGATCTGGAAAAGCCCTCATTTCTTCAATGCCATTAAAGAGCGCGAGTTGGATCTTCGTGGCAACAAGATTGCTGTAATTGAAAACTTAGGCGCCACAGAGGTATAATCTACTCCTTTTTCATATCGTTCTTGGTTACTTATTACACTTTGCTTCAATTGAAAAAACTTCGTTATGGCTTTCTTGCAGGACCAATTTGATACCCTAGATTTGTCTGATAATGAGATTGTCAAACTGGAAAACATACCATATCTTAATCGATTGGGTACACTACTCATAAATAACAATAGAGTTACCAGAATTAATCCCAACATTGGAGAGTTTTTACCGAATTTACACACGCTTGTTCTCACAAACAACAGAATTGTAAACCTAGTTGAAATAGATCCTTTAGCTTCCCTTCCAAAGCTTCAGTTTCTTAGTCTGCTAGACAACAATATTACAAAGAAACCTAATTACAGGCTTTATGTTATTAGCAAGCTCGACTCGCTCCGTGTTTTGGATTTCAAGAAAGTCAAAAATAAGGTAATCAATCTTTTATTTCTCACTACTTTACTAGAGACGACGATTCGATCGATTTCTTATTACGAATTACACATACGTCGCAACTAATGTGCTTCTTCTGATggttatttaaatttaataggaACGGTTGGAGgccaaaaacttgtttggtTCAGAGGAAGCTATAGAAAATGCTCAAAAGACACCAGTGAAAACGATTTCacctgctgaaactcctgaTGTTTCAGAAGCTACGGAGGAACAACAGACACCCAAAGTGGTTGCTCCCACACCGGAGCAAATTATTGCTATTAAGGTATTTGATATGTGAAGTTATCGATTAATGTAAGGTTGTCATTATAGGGGTGGGTGACCATGTGACTTGCACATTGTTCATCTCGGATATTTAATTAATGCATTTGATGCATGTATCTGGCTAAAGTAGAGGGTTATACCCAGTGATAAAAATTTAGTAATTCATTAAACATTAAAGGAACAACATTGATCCAGTCAGTCCTGCTGTGCTGAGTTTCTTGCATATTAAGCTACGTGTATCCATGAAAGGTTTCTGTTAAACTAAATTAACCGTCTCAACTCTAAAATGCATAGCAGGTGTTTTGTGATTATCTGCTTTTGAGATTGCCTTATTTCAGGTGACTCAATCCTGTAAGTTAGAATTATGCTGTAAGATGAATATGCTTGTTGTTCCTTCAGCGCATGTGGTAGTTCTTTATTGGATAACCATTTTCAAATAAATTACCTTGCATGCGTGTGTGACCGTCATCTTCTGCTAAGAAATCGTCTCTATTTGGGGTTATAGGGAAGGACCATCTTCATATATTAGAGAATGGTGCATCAAGCAGCTAATTGTGATTACTATGGTTTCATATTTTTACTCAATGCAGGCTGCTATCGTGAATTCACAGACCCTTGAAGAGGTTGCTAGACTTGAAAAGGTGATTGCTTTTTAGTTTAGATAATTACTTTTTGGATTTTAAATTGTGGTATTGTCATATACATTCATAACATAATATTGAAATTAGTTGACTTAGGACATTTTATTTATAACTAATAACCTGCTTTTAGAGAGGGAATCTGATGTTTCAAGTGGAGGCTCTCCCATGAAATGTCTTGTTTGTTATTGGAGCTCATAAACATTCTCAGTTTTTGTGTCAGCATTTGCTGACTCAGAGTATGCAAATTGAATTCTTTGCCATGTGAGGAGGGTGGGATTTGGTTTGTCATTAGTCGCGGAGCTCATCTTGTTTACCTCCGGTGGTTTGGGAGCTTtgttataatattttctcttgcTATATCCTTTTTATCATGAAACCATATTACCTGCTTAAAGCGCTCATCTCTTtctacattaatttttttttgtctatttTGAAAAGGCTGATGACTGTAATCTAATCGGGTATATGATCACAGGCACTGAAGTCTGGTCTACTCCCTGAAGATTTAAAAAGCTTGAATGGCAATGTAACGTTGGATAATGTTAATGAAAAAGGTGAAGATGTGGTTCATGATGAATCTAATGATACACGAGAGCAGAAAAATACTGATTCTGCTGCAATGGAACAGGTATCAATTTCCTGTTATGTGTATGTCAAACTTTTCTTCTGAATCTCTGGCACCTCAACATTCTTCtgaatctttgttttttttgtccCCTCTCTAACACCTCTCCTAAAAAAAAtcccttttatgatattttacACTTCCATGTGTTTTTCCATTTTAACATTCCGCTTCCCACTATGCTAGCTCTGTTCTCACTTTCCTTCCACGGCCCAATGGCTGTTTTGCTCTTTCACCtattccttttttttgtttccttttgtTTTTGTCTTGCTTTCTATCTTTTATTGTTTCTTGAACTTGATGGTGTTACTTTCTATTGAACTGAAGCTATGAAACTTATGGTGCTCTATTTATGATACCTGTTCAGATTATTGTTTTGACATAGATTGCCAGTTTTTCCCTATTTTATTATCTGGCGCAGTTTTTTGagtgtatatatatttatttatatggcCACACGTTTGCCGTAATCTATAACGCCTTCCACTATATTTCTCTATTGGATTTTTTGCTTCCCACCATAAACCCCAAGGGGCTATTTCATGGCATACCCCTATTTGAGTTCCCTTTTCTCACTGTCTCTGCCTGGACTTGCGGTGGCGGGAAAAATAACACCATTGAACTAACAATGCAGAAAGATGAGTGTACCAGCGGAAGATGAAAACATACTGAATAACAGGAGAAAAAATAGGAAGAACACAAGAAGTAGATGCTAAATGCTATCTTCGTTCCTGAAGTCCATGGCTTATCCCCATTATTCTAGATTTCTAACTATCCTTCAAGGTCATGCGCCTTCCCTATTTGAAAGCACCTCAATTCTCTACATTGCTCTTGGGCCCCATTAAATTTACACTTAGCTTTACTGCTTCTCTCCCTAATGCTTCTCCACGTGTCCCTTTTTCCCACTTCTGCAATATACCATATCTTGGGGCCATGGCTCTACTGCACAGCCACTACTGggccctcagttcactgtgtTGGGCTCAAGGGTCTCAACAGCATGTCTTGTTTTGCATTCTATTTTGCTGCTATTTGTTGCTTTTGATTAAATGTGGCTTTTCTATGTGAAGATTTAATCACAACATCatgttttctgtttcttttttttgttgagaatttgagGAAGAATTTGAGATTTTTATTCAATTCCATCCCATTCTGCTCCGTTCCATTACATTCTGTTTTGTTCCATTATCTTTTCCCTATGGAGGACTTAAACCTATGGCTTAATTGGACTTTTTGTCCTTGGTCTATCGTGATTGTGCGATTTGGGTCCTCAATTCTCAAAACGATCGATTTGGGTCCCACATGCAATTTTGGTCATGCCGTCAGTGTTCTGTCCAAATGCTAATGGAAGCGGGTGATGTGGACCTCATTTAATGATCTGACACCCAACAAAGCATCCACATAGATAATTAATTtacaaataataaaatatatgtaCCTGTTGAAATATTCAATATTCAAACTGTAAGAGGAAGGAAATGTTAATTTTGTACACCATATCTTTTCATGTTTTCCCATGCTAGTAATATTGTATGTAATGCTTCAATTTTCATTACATTTTTTTGCAGGATTAAGTGAAGATATTGGCTGTCCCGGCACTCTTCACTCCACTTCAATGTTGATTTCTGGAGTCAAAATCTTTGTAACTTTCCATGAAATGTACTGGAGGTTTCAATTTCCCTCATGGTGATTGCCTGCTTTAGCGCTTAATGTGTTGAATTTGATTGCCTTTACATTTCATGTATCATTGGGGCATTTTTGCCCCTAGCCATGTGAATTTCTGGTTTAAgacaagtaattttttttgtaatctTTTGAGTAGATGACGATGTGAGCTGAAAGCCTGAAACATCATTTTAATTAGATTTAAATCATGTACCATATTGTTATTTATTTGGGGGGACAGTTCCTTGCAAAAAGGAGAAAGATAACAACGGCATAGTTGTCACCAGTAACCTATTGAAGGAGCTAAGTAGCTTAAGTTCAAAATGGTCTCCCTAGTTATGATGAAATCAACTGGGATGATTTTTATCAACACAA
This portion of the Lotus japonicus ecotype B-129 chromosome 3, LjGifu_v1.2 genome encodes:
- the LOC130709490 gene encoding U2 small nuclear ribonucleoprotein A'-like, with the translated sequence MVRLTADLIWKSPHFFNAIKERELDLRGNKIAVIENLGATEDQFDTLDLSDNEIVKLENIPYLNRLGTLLINNNRVTRINPNIGEFLPNLHTLVLTNNRIVNLVEIDPLASLPKLQFLSLLDNNITKKPNYRLYVISKLDSLRVLDFKKVKNKERLEAKNLFGSEEAIENAQKTPVKTISPAETPDVSEATEEQQTPKVVAPTPEQIIAIKAAIVNSQTLEEVARLEKALKSGLLPEDLKSLNGNVTLDNVNEKGEDVVHDESNDTREQKNTDSAAMEQD